In [Mycobacterium] stephanolepidis, the genomic window CAAATGGGGCAAGCGAATTCACGCCTCCGGTGATCCAGGGCGCGCGGTTCTTGTGCATGTACGGGTCGACGGGTGGCCGGGTCAGCGGTTCGCTCTGGTCTTCAGGGATTGGCTGCGCTCCGATCAGCCGGCGCGAGCGGAGTACCTCGCCATAAAACGCGAGGCCGAGCGGGAGGCCGCTACGTCAGGCGGTGATCCTGCCGCCTACGTGGAGGCCAAGGAACCCTGGTTCGCGCAGGCGTATCCGCGGGCACTTGCATGGGCCGACGAGACCGGGTGGGCACCACCGACGAGCTGACTCAGTGCGCCTGCGCGACGATGCCGACGCAGGTCGCCGTCAACAGCCTCGTCAGCGCCGGCTCGAAGTCCAGATTCCAGTCCGGTGGGACGCCTGGCTCGTTCTTGTAGTCGTGGTCGAGGCCCTCCGGGGGATGGGCGACCTGCCACAGCATCGCGGCCAGTGAGAAGGCTGCGACCAGGATGTCCAATGAACTCTTGCGACCGATCTCGGGGAGAGCGCGCTCGATTGATTCGGCGATCGCCATCACCGCCACATTGCTGATCTGCTTGACTTCCGCGACGCGCTCCACATCGACCTCGTGCTCGAGATGCAGGTGCTGGTTCGCGAGTAGGTCGCAGAACAGAGGGTCCGCCGCGAGCCCGTGTACGAGGGCCTCGGCCACGCGGGCGGGGGAGCCGGTGCCGGGTTCGGCCAACGCCGAACACACCGTGTCCGACCAGCGAGTCCAGCCTTCGGCAGCCAGGTGCAGCAGTACTTCCTTATGGGAGCTGAAGTAGCGCCGAACCGCGGAGTAGTGCACTCCGGCGCGGTTGGCGACGGCGGTCAGCGTTACCGAGGTGACACCGGATTCCACGGCCAGCGATCGTGCGGCTTCCACGATCGCTGCGGCCCGCTGACGCTTCTTTTCGTCCGTGCGGGCGCGTTGGAAAGTCAGTTGCGCCACGTGCCGAGGATAACGCACGGCGTGTGATTTGCGACGTAGCGAACCACCCGGTAGCGTGCGTTACGCACGTGATATGCGTTAAAGATCCTGATGAACGCGCTGGAAGGGAGCCAACTGTTCCGCACTTAGGCATGGTTTACTTCGAGAAACGTCCGGGCGGATTCGCCCGGGTACCGCAGGCTCGAAGCAACCATCACGTGGCGATAGCTGCGCCGCCTTTCGATGGGGCGGTCGAGTGCGGATATCCGATCAGTAGTTGAGCCAGGTTCGGGCGAGTGGCGTCGGCTTGCACAACGCCAACGGGTGAAGGGGTTTTACGATTCTCAGCGCATTGAAGCGGGCGTGGATCCCGCTGGTGATGGTGTTGGTCCTGGCCATCGCGGGTTTTGCGG contains:
- a CDS encoding TetR family transcriptional regulator, which codes for MAQLTFQRARTDEKKRQRAAAIVEAARSLAVESGVTSVTLTAVANRAGVHYSAVRRYFSSHKEVLLHLAAEGWTRWSDTVCSALAEPGTGSPARVAEALVHGLAADPLFCDLLANQHLHLEHEVDVERVAEVKQISNVAVMAIAESIERALPEIGRKSSLDILVAAFSLAAMLWQVAHPPEGLDHDYKNEPGVPPDWNLDFEPALTRLLTATCVGIVAQAH